A portion of the Cololabis saira isolate AMF1-May2022 chromosome 17, fColSai1.1, whole genome shotgun sequence genome contains these proteins:
- the LOC133463806 gene encoding interferon-induced, double-stranded RNA-activated protein kinase-like isoform X1, giving the protein MESINYIAKLNEYAHKTHLMVNYEDVGSVGPDHIKTFTIRAIVDGKAYPDGVGKNKKEAKQKAAQNAWRCLSEEPLDPAENVEETPTVQLQLKGINYTSWLNEYGQKHKLSIRPVETTRLGTSLATQCCRFLVGDKEYPPAAGKTKKEAKEEAAKLVYQELFGSETTDVRTDIGDGKVSTTPSQHKDESYKIVPDVCNQPKMLTTKTEDVSFPDANFIGLINSYCQKTKQRSSFLEEKKCGPSHSPTFFYKVLIDDKEYPVCEGKSVKEAKQKAAQMAWSALKEQSDWDSKVALSGDGSCVNQSPPTSKQDSGLANSASMTSPKQDSQVFTNSSHPQKDQAQSPDVKPKIKIAANFQNALNQSKEYVINFEVKKKELTQTAKTPTPSTFSRFLSDYDSIERLDKGSFGRVFKARQKLEEKYYAVKVVRCKEKALHEVKVLSDLNHCNIVRYHSCWIEDTQYQWDSSADSSSASQSSTDSSVKYLYIQMELCNNKTLRVWIDEKNIQNMKKSLRDSKRQQESLSITLQIVSGVEYIHSKMLIHRDLKPANIMFGRTGAVKIGDFGLVTAEIEDDAENLKERSWYKGTPSYMAPEQRNRIPYDRKVDIFSLGLIYFELLWKIDLDEKTTVWNNARDRNLPQAFSHHFHSESQLIKSMLCANPEDRPEACKLKLELEVWERSFAKFKTMQPSHHPMGLL; this is encoded by the exons ATGGAATCGATAAACTACATAGCTAAGCTGAACGAATATGCACACAAGACACACCTGATGGTGAACTACGAGGACGTTGGATCTGTTGGCCCGGACCACATTAAAAC GTTTACTATACGAGCCATCGTCGATGGAAAGGCCTATCCTGATGGTGTTGGGAAGAACAAGAAAGAGGCGAAACAGAAAGCTGCTCAAAATGCCTGGAGATGCTTGTCTGAGGAGCCGCTGGACCCT GCTGAAAACGTAGAAGAAACCCCTACTGTTCAGTTGCAGCTTAAAGGTATCAACTATACCAGCTGGCTCAATGAATACGGCCAAAAACACAAATTGTCTATAAGACCCGTGGAGACGACCAGGCTCGGGACTTCTCTTGCAACTCA atgCTGTAGGTTTCTGGTTGGGGATAAGGAGTATCCACCTGCCGCAGGGAAGACGAAAAAGGAAGCTAAGGAGGAAGCTGCAAAGCTGGTATATCAAGAGCTATTTGGGAGTGAAACTACAGATGTAAGAACTGAT ATTGGAGATGGGAAAGTCAGTACCACACCGAGTCAACACAAGGACGAGTCATATAAAATAGTGCCAGATGTCTG TAATCAACCAAAGATGTTGACCACCAAGACCGAAGACGTCAGCTTTCCAGACGCTAATTTTATCGGGCTCATTAACAGCTACTGTCAGAAAACAAAGCAGCGATCTTCATTTCTTGAAGAGAAGAAATGTGGCCCTTCTCATAGTCCAAC ATTTTTCTACAAAGTACTAATCGACGATAAGGAATACCCGGTATGTGAGGGGAAGAGCGTCAAGGAAGCCAAGCAGAAGGCTGCTCAGATGGCCTGGTCCGCACTGAAAGAGCAGTCGGACTGGGACAGCAAG GTGGCTTTATCTGGTGATGGTTCCTGCGTCAACCAATCCCCACCAACAAGTAAACA GGATTCTGGTCTTGCAAATTCAGCTAGCATGACATCACCCAAACAAGACTCACAAGTTTTCACTAACTCATCACATCCTCAGAAAGATCAG GCTCAAAGTCCTGATGTGAAACCCAAAATAAA gatTGCAGCGAATTTCCAAAATGCTTTAAATCAGAGTAAAGAG TATGTGATTAATTTCGAAGTCAAGAAGAAAGAACTTACTCAGACGGCAAAAACCCCCACCCCCTCAACGTTCTCAAG GTTCCTGTCGGACTATGACTCTATAGAACGCCTTGATAAGGGATCGTTTGGGCGTGTTTTCAAGGCAAGACAAAAACTGGAGGAAAAGTATTATGCTGTGAAGGTGGTACGCTGCAAAGA AAAAGCCCTGCATGAGGTGAAGGTACTCTCAGACCTCAATCACTGTAACATTGTTCGATACCATTCATGTTGGATAGAAGACACACAATACCAGTGGGACAGTTCAGCCGACAGCAGCAGCGCCTCACA GTCTTCCACCGATTCATCAGTGAAGTATCTTTACATTCAGATGGAGTTATGCAACAATAAAACACTAAGAGTGTGGATAGATGAGAAGAATATTCAGAACATGAAGAAATCCCTGCGAGACTCCAAGAGGCAGCAAGAAAGTCTCAGCATCACCCTGCAAATAGTTAGTGGAGTTGAGTACATTCACTCCAAGATGCTCATCCACAGAGACCTGAAG CCTGCCAACATCATGTTCGGTCGGACTGGAGCAGTGAAGATCGGAGACTTCGGGCTAGTCACCGCGGAGATTGAAGATGATGCTGAGAACCTGAAAGAGAGAAGTTGGTACAAAGGAACTCCGTCTTACATGGCTCCCGAGCAG AGGAACAGAATCCCTTATGATCGAAAAGTGGACATATTTTCTTTGGGGCTCATTTATTTTGAACTGCTTTGGAAGATCGATCTTGATGAAAAGACCACG GTCTGGAACAATGCTAGAGACCGGAACTTGCCTCAAGCATTTTCTCATCACTTTCACAGCGAG agCCAACTGATAAAGTCGATGCTGTGTGCTAATCCAGAAGACAGACCAGAAGCATGTAAATTAAAGCTGGAGCTGGAAGTCTGGGAACGTTCATTTGCGAAGTTTAAAACTATGCAAC cATCACACCATCCCATGGGACTTTTATGA
- the gpatch11 gene encoding G patch domain-containing protein 11, translating into MSDEEEDYMSDAFLNKIPDVKPGVSMVRRVKEAIKKEEQHKEKNIKNRQKTFKEQESENRESALQSSIGNENKGFALLKKMGYKVGQGLGKEGAGRVDPIPLNIKTDRGGIGMEEMKKRKAEAELEHYRNKIRAKQQNETKSLEDFRSRVKTEREEKKIEGDLRRSQRCCEQLDSQKGITIPREDWYWPKADSDDDDDLEKEEEEEEEEEEEKEEEIVELTSFDKLQIITSYLRGVHFYCIWCGTAYNDEEDLLSNCPGDTAADHE; encoded by the exons ATGTCTGATGAGGAGGAAGACTATATGTCCGATGCATTTCTCAATAAAAT TCCAGACGTGAAACCTGGTGTCAGCATGGTGAGGAGGGTGAAAGAAGCCATAAAAAAGGAGGAACAGCACAAAGAGAAGAACATCAAGAACCGTCAGAAGACCTTCAAGGAGCAGGAGAGTGAAAACCGAGAATCGGCTCTGCAGAGCTCCATTGGAAATGAAAACAAGGGTTTTGCACTACTTAAAAAAATGGGTTACAAAGTTGGCCAAGGCCTTGGGAAAGAAG GAGCAGGGAGGGTTGATCCAATTCCACTTAATATAAAAACAG ACAGAGGAGGTATTGGAATGgaagagatgaaaaaaagaaaagctgaagCGGAACTTGAACATTATCGTAACAAAATACGAGCCAAACAGCAGAATGAGACTAAATCTCTGGAAGACTTTAG GTCAAGAGTAAAAACTGaaagagaggagaaaaagattGAAGGAGACCTGAGGAGGAGTCAGCGATGTTGTGAGCAGCTTGACAGTCAGAAG GGCATAACCATTCCAAGAGAAGACTGGTACTGGCCGAAAGCCGActctgatgacgatgatgatcttgaaaaggaggaagaggaggaggaggaggaggaagaagaaaaagaagaagaaattgtGGAACTTACG TCCTTTGATAAACTGCAAATTATAACATCATATCTGAGAGGAGTCCATTTTTATTGCATATGGTGCGGGACCGCCTATAATG ATGAAGAGGACTTGTTATCTAACTGCCCAGGAGATACAGCAGCAGACCACGAATGA
- the LOC133463806 gene encoding interferon-induced, double-stranded RNA-activated protein kinase-like isoform X2 translates to MESINYIAKLNEYAHKTHLMVNYEDVGSVGPDHIKTFTIRAIVDGKAYPDGVGKNKKEAKQKAAQNAWRCLSEEPLDPAENVEETPTVQLQLKGINYTSWLNEYGQKHKLSIRPVETTRLGTSLATQCCRFLVGDKEYPPAAGKTKKEAKEEAAKLVYQELFGSETTDIGDGKVSTTPSQHKDESYKIVPDVCNQPKMLTTKTEDVSFPDANFIGLINSYCQKTKQRSSFLEEKKCGPSHSPTFFYKVLIDDKEYPVCEGKSVKEAKQKAAQMAWSALKEQSDWDSKVALSGDGSCVNQSPPTSKQDSGLANSASMTSPKQDSQVFTNSSHPQKDQAQSPDVKPKIKIAANFQNALNQSKEYVINFEVKKKELTQTAKTPTPSTFSRFLSDYDSIERLDKGSFGRVFKARQKLEEKYYAVKVVRCKEKALHEVKVLSDLNHCNIVRYHSCWIEDTQYQWDSSADSSSASQSSTDSSVKYLYIQMELCNNKTLRVWIDEKNIQNMKKSLRDSKRQQESLSITLQIVSGVEYIHSKMLIHRDLKPANIMFGRTGAVKIGDFGLVTAEIEDDAENLKERSWYKGTPSYMAPEQRNRIPYDRKVDIFSLGLIYFELLWKIDLDEKTTVWNNARDRNLPQAFSHHFHSESQLIKSMLCANPEDRPEACKLKLELEVWERSFAKFKTMQPSHHPMGLL, encoded by the exons ATGGAATCGATAAACTACATAGCTAAGCTGAACGAATATGCACACAAGACACACCTGATGGTGAACTACGAGGACGTTGGATCTGTTGGCCCGGACCACATTAAAAC GTTTACTATACGAGCCATCGTCGATGGAAAGGCCTATCCTGATGGTGTTGGGAAGAACAAGAAAGAGGCGAAACAGAAAGCTGCTCAAAATGCCTGGAGATGCTTGTCTGAGGAGCCGCTGGACCCT GCTGAAAACGTAGAAGAAACCCCTACTGTTCAGTTGCAGCTTAAAGGTATCAACTATACCAGCTGGCTCAATGAATACGGCCAAAAACACAAATTGTCTATAAGACCCGTGGAGACGACCAGGCTCGGGACTTCTCTTGCAACTCA atgCTGTAGGTTTCTGGTTGGGGATAAGGAGTATCCACCTGCCGCAGGGAAGACGAAAAAGGAAGCTAAGGAGGAAGCTGCAAAGCTGGTATATCAAGAGCTATTTGGGAGTGAAACTACAGAT ATTGGAGATGGGAAAGTCAGTACCACACCGAGTCAACACAAGGACGAGTCATATAAAATAGTGCCAGATGTCTG TAATCAACCAAAGATGTTGACCACCAAGACCGAAGACGTCAGCTTTCCAGACGCTAATTTTATCGGGCTCATTAACAGCTACTGTCAGAAAACAAAGCAGCGATCTTCATTTCTTGAAGAGAAGAAATGTGGCCCTTCTCATAGTCCAAC ATTTTTCTACAAAGTACTAATCGACGATAAGGAATACCCGGTATGTGAGGGGAAGAGCGTCAAGGAAGCCAAGCAGAAGGCTGCTCAGATGGCCTGGTCCGCACTGAAAGAGCAGTCGGACTGGGACAGCAAG GTGGCTTTATCTGGTGATGGTTCCTGCGTCAACCAATCCCCACCAACAAGTAAACA GGATTCTGGTCTTGCAAATTCAGCTAGCATGACATCACCCAAACAAGACTCACAAGTTTTCACTAACTCATCACATCCTCAGAAAGATCAG GCTCAAAGTCCTGATGTGAAACCCAAAATAAA gatTGCAGCGAATTTCCAAAATGCTTTAAATCAGAGTAAAGAG TATGTGATTAATTTCGAAGTCAAGAAGAAAGAACTTACTCAGACGGCAAAAACCCCCACCCCCTCAACGTTCTCAAG GTTCCTGTCGGACTATGACTCTATAGAACGCCTTGATAAGGGATCGTTTGGGCGTGTTTTCAAGGCAAGACAAAAACTGGAGGAAAAGTATTATGCTGTGAAGGTGGTACGCTGCAAAGA AAAAGCCCTGCATGAGGTGAAGGTACTCTCAGACCTCAATCACTGTAACATTGTTCGATACCATTCATGTTGGATAGAAGACACACAATACCAGTGGGACAGTTCAGCCGACAGCAGCAGCGCCTCACA GTCTTCCACCGATTCATCAGTGAAGTATCTTTACATTCAGATGGAGTTATGCAACAATAAAACACTAAGAGTGTGGATAGATGAGAAGAATATTCAGAACATGAAGAAATCCCTGCGAGACTCCAAGAGGCAGCAAGAAAGTCTCAGCATCACCCTGCAAATAGTTAGTGGAGTTGAGTACATTCACTCCAAGATGCTCATCCACAGAGACCTGAAG CCTGCCAACATCATGTTCGGTCGGACTGGAGCAGTGAAGATCGGAGACTTCGGGCTAGTCACCGCGGAGATTGAAGATGATGCTGAGAACCTGAAAGAGAGAAGTTGGTACAAAGGAACTCCGTCTTACATGGCTCCCGAGCAG AGGAACAGAATCCCTTATGATCGAAAAGTGGACATATTTTCTTTGGGGCTCATTTATTTTGAACTGCTTTGGAAGATCGATCTTGATGAAAAGACCACG GTCTGGAACAATGCTAGAGACCGGAACTTGCCTCAAGCATTTTCTCATCACTTTCACAGCGAG agCCAACTGATAAAGTCGATGCTGTGTGCTAATCCAGAAGACAGACCAGAAGCATGTAAATTAAAGCTGGAGCTGGAAGTCTGGGAACGTTCATTTGCGAAGTTTAAAACTATGCAAC cATCACACCATCCCATGGGACTTTTATGA